A genomic region of Mesorhizobium sp. NZP2077 contains the following coding sequences:
- a CDS encoding Lrp/AsnC family transcriptional regulator, producing the protein MKLDDIDRRILRALQRDGRMANNDLANEVGLSASPCLRRVKLLEEAGVIDRYVAVLNPASIGKGLTFFTRIWLKTQDEDTIEHFATEVAKLPQVMECYLMLGDCDAMVRVVAADINDYRRFQSEHLSRIKGVQNVKTDVPSWTIKYTSELPI; encoded by the coding sequence ATGAAGCTTGACGACATCGACAGGCGCATCCTGCGGGCGCTGCAGCGCGACGGCCGCATGGCCAACAACGATCTGGCCAACGAGGTCGGCCTGTCGGCCTCGCCTTGCCTGCGGCGCGTGAAGCTTTTGGAGGAAGCCGGCGTCATCGACCGCTATGTCGCCGTGCTCAATCCGGCCAGCATAGGCAAGGGCCTCACCTTCTTCACCCGGATCTGGCTGAAGACGCAGGACGAGGACACGATCGAGCACTTCGCCACCGAAGTGGCCAAGCTGCCGCAAGTGATGGAATGCTATCTGATGCTCGGCGACTGCGATGCCATGGTGCGCGTGGTGGCGGCCGATATCAACGACTATCGCCGCTTCCAGTCGGAGCATCTGAGCCGCATCAAGGGTGTCCAGAACGTCAAGACCGATGTGCCCAGCTGGACGATCAAATACACGTCGGAACTGCCGATCTGA
- a CDS encoding Gfo/Idh/MocA family oxidoreductase, which translates to MQCIRVGVIGAGGVAQVEHIPNLLKLHRQFKIGGLYDPSRKVRAFVGEEFGLETFADLDALLAMPLDAVVIASPDALHREQSLAAFARGLHVFCEKPLCYSAGDIDELIAARDRAGKVLQVGYMKRFDPSYEAALKMLPGTAHTLRYISVEVNDPDAWPFIRHASTCRGDDVAAGLIASTEARQHEQVARAVPGLDDPDAFRGFVGAYCSSIVHDVNAVHGLLDALGVADGEIVGASLFAKGEGGQGSVRLLGGQALWNMVHIATPALPDYRERITLYFDDASLELEFPSPYLNHQPTRLTLRTGDGHTLSGRDIRSGYEEAFVEELKGFWSAIVEGSAVRNTAEHARRDMTLLAGLARHHLAQQSGVRP; encoded by the coding sequence ATGCAGTGCATAAGGGTGGGCGTGATCGGTGCGGGCGGTGTCGCTCAGGTCGAGCACATCCCGAACCTGCTCAAGCTGCACCGGCAGTTCAAGATCGGTGGCCTCTACGACCCTTCGCGAAAAGTCCGCGCCTTTGTCGGCGAAGAATTCGGCCTTGAAACATTCGCCGATCTCGACGCGCTGCTCGCCATGCCGCTTGACGCCGTGGTCATCGCCTCGCCGGATGCGCTGCACCGCGAACAAAGCCTCGCGGCATTCGCCAGGGGCCTGCACGTCTTCTGCGAAAAGCCGCTTTGCTACAGTGCCGGCGACATCGACGAATTGATCGCCGCCAGGGATCGCGCCGGAAAGGTACTCCAGGTCGGCTATATGAAGCGTTTCGACCCGAGCTACGAGGCCGCACTGAAAATGCTGCCCGGCACGGCGCACACACTTCGCTACATTTCGGTCGAGGTCAACGATCCCGATGCCTGGCCCTTCATCCGGCACGCCTCCACTTGCCGGGGTGACGACGTCGCGGCGGGGTTGATTGCCTCGACCGAAGCCAGGCAGCACGAGCAGGTGGCGCGCGCGGTGCCGGGGCTGGACGATCCCGACGCCTTTCGCGGCTTTGTCGGCGCCTATTGTTCGTCGATCGTGCATGACGTCAACGCTGTCCATGGCTTGCTCGATGCGCTCGGTGTCGCCGATGGTGAAATCGTCGGCGCCTCGCTCTTCGCCAAAGGCGAAGGCGGCCAAGGTTCCGTGCGGCTGCTCGGCGGCCAGGCGCTGTGGAACATGGTCCACATCGCCACTCCGGCGCTGCCCGATTATCGCGAGCGCATCACGCTCTACTTCGACGACGCTTCGCTCGAGCTGGAATTCCCCTCGCCCTATCTCAACCACCAGCCGACGCGGCTGACGCTGCGCACCGGCGACGGCCATACGCTTTCCGGCCGCGACATCCGCAGTGGCTACGAAGAGGCATTCGTCGAGGAGCTCAAAGGGTTCTGGTCGGCGATCGTCGAAGGCTCAGCCGTGCGCAATACCGCCGAGCATGCCCGCCGCGATATGACGCTGCTGGCCGGCCTCGCCCGCCATCACCTTGCCCAGCAATCAGGAGTTCGCCCGTGA
- a CDS encoding PLP-dependent aminotransferase family protein — MKTSFPVDGIALDRDSRANLHRQLYVQLRGLIERRVLPSGHALPSTRVMARDLNVGRNTVIAACDQLALEGYLAIRPRRPSVVMDLPTRSVAAEDVLVEDANPISRRGQTMLAQPYHHGRPGMLAFHPGMPDPDNFPFNTWSKLLSRRAKFAHIDLFGTYHVKGYPPLCEAIARYLTASRGVKCTPEQIVVTNGAQSAFDLLARLLIDDGDTVWMEEPGYYGAGSAFVSAGAKLAPLRVSNTGWNLDPPPVIPRMIFVTPSCHHPLGITMPMEQRLNLLHMAETWRSWIIEDDYDGEYRFQGQPIPALQGIGASDRVVYVGTFAKILFPAMRLGFMVAPKAIDHTIVSALSVSGQFAPLLTQAALADFMNEGHFTRHLRRMRRLYAERRQFFLESAQRHLGEWLEFHATESGIQVVGIFRGRCSDRAVAEAALQQGINVSALSIQYRHGTEQNGLVMGFAAADAQTTEKTMQKFRAVLQSHFSRTNDPG; from the coding sequence ATGAAGACCAGTTTTCCCGTCGACGGCATTGCGCTCGATCGCGACAGTCGTGCCAATCTGCACCGGCAGCTCTATGTCCAGTTGCGGGGCCTGATCGAACGGCGCGTGCTGCCGAGCGGCCACGCACTGCCCTCGACACGGGTCATGGCGCGGGATCTGAATGTTGGTCGCAACACGGTGATTGCCGCTTGCGACCAGCTGGCGCTGGAGGGGTATCTCGCCATACGGCCACGCAGACCCTCCGTGGTGATGGACCTGCCGACCCGTTCAGTGGCGGCGGAAGATGTATTGGTCGAAGACGCCAATCCGATATCTCGGCGCGGGCAGACGATGCTTGCCCAACCCTATCATCATGGCCGGCCTGGCATGCTGGCCTTTCATCCCGGCATGCCGGACCCGGACAATTTTCCGTTCAACACCTGGTCGAAACTGCTCAGCCGCCGCGCAAAATTCGCGCATATCGATCTTTTCGGCACCTATCACGTCAAAGGCTATCCACCGCTTTGCGAGGCGATAGCGCGTTATCTCACCGCCTCGCGCGGCGTGAAATGTACGCCTGAGCAGATCGTCGTCACCAATGGCGCGCAGTCGGCGTTCGACCTCCTGGCCCGGCTGCTGATCGATGACGGCGACACGGTGTGGATGGAGGAGCCGGGCTATTACGGCGCCGGGTCGGCCTTTGTCTCGGCCGGGGCGAAACTGGCGCCGCTGCGCGTCAGCAATACCGGCTGGAACCTTGATCCGCCGCCTGTCATTCCGCGCATGATCTTCGTGACGCCCTCCTGCCATCACCCGCTCGGCATCACCATGCCGATGGAGCAGCGGCTCAATCTGCTGCACATGGCCGAGACCTGGCGTTCGTGGATCATCGAGGATGACTATGATGGCGAATACCGTTTTCAGGGACAGCCGATTCCGGCACTGCAAGGCATCGGCGCGTCAGACCGTGTGGTCTATGTCGGGACCTTCGCCAAGATCCTGTTCCCGGCCATGCGCCTCGGCTTCATGGTGGCGCCCAAGGCGATAGACCATACGATCGTCTCGGCGCTGAGCGTGAGCGGCCAGTTCGCTCCCCTGCTGACCCAGGCAGCACTGGCGGATTTCATGAATGAGGGGCACTTCACCCGCCATCTCAGGCGCATGCGGCGTCTCTATGCGGAGAGGCGGCAGTTCTTCCTGGAAAGCGCGCAACGGCATCTCGGAGAATGGCTGGAATTCCATGCCACCGAATCCGGCATCCAGGTCGTCGGCATTTTCCGCGGAAGATGCAGCGACAGGGCGGTTGCCGAGGCGGCGCTCCAGCAGGGCATCAACGTCTCGGCGCTGTCGATCCAGTACCGTCACGGCACGGAGCAGAACGGTCTCGTCATGGGCTTTGCGGCCGCCGATGCGCAGACGACTGAGAAGACGATGCAGAAGTTTCGCGCCGTACTGCAAAGCCATTTTTCCCGCACGAACGATCCCGGATAA
- a CDS encoding AzlC family ABC transporter permease: protein MSVSEATLPEAIDGGSGSEFRRGVTSCLPVLLGTIPYALVLGAQATQKGLSAVELPLMTGLNFAGGSEFAAIQLWTSPPHIALIVAITFLVNSRHFLMGAALAPFLGHLPQRKVFPALFFLCDESWALGLADAKQRASAGITPAFSLRYYMGAALAMYLAWVGFTAAGALLGPMLGDVQHYGFDMAFPAVFLVLMRGMWKGVAAARPWLVSLGVAALVCLFVPGAWYVAAGAVSGLAAAWLMAGDA from the coding sequence ATGAGCGTTTCTGAAGCAACATTGCCCGAGGCGATCGACGGCGGATCGGGTTCGGAGTTCCGGCGCGGGGTCACCTCGTGCTTGCCGGTCCTGCTCGGCACCATCCCCTATGCGCTGGTGCTAGGCGCGCAGGCAACGCAGAAAGGTCTCAGCGCCGTCGAACTGCCTCTGATGACCGGATTGAATTTTGCCGGCGGTTCGGAGTTCGCGGCCATCCAACTCTGGACGTCGCCGCCGCACATCGCGCTCATCGTCGCCATCACCTTTCTGGTCAACAGCCGTCACTTCCTGATGGGGGCAGCCCTTGCGCCATTCCTGGGGCATTTGCCGCAGCGCAAGGTGTTTCCGGCACTGTTCTTCCTCTGCGACGAAAGCTGGGCGCTCGGCCTGGCCGACGCCAAGCAGCGCGCCAGCGCCGGCATCACCCCTGCCTTCAGCCTGCGCTACTATATGGGCGCGGCACTGGCGATGTACCTGGCCTGGGTGGGTTTTACGGCGGCGGGCGCGCTGCTTGGCCCGATGCTCGGCGATGTCCAGCACTACGGTTTCGACATGGCGTTTCCGGCCGTCTTCCTGGTGCTGATGCGCGGCATGTGGAAGGGGGTGGCGGCGGCGCGGCCCTGGCTGGTCAGCCTGGGGGTCGCCGCCCTTGTCTGTCTCTTCGTTCCCGGCGCCTGGTATGTCGCGGCGGGCGCGGTGTCGGGGCTCGCGGCTGCCTGGCTGATGGCAGGTGACGCATGA